The segment CCGTGATGACGACCCCGGTGGAGGCGTCCGTGAGCACGACCGCCGCGCTGCGAGAGCGCTGGCGGGCCCTGAAGGAATCCCAGCCCCGCATGCGCATCCGCGACGCGGCGGAGCACCTGGGGGTGAGCGAGGCGGAGCTGCTCGTCACCGGCCTGGGCGGAGAGGTGGTGCGGCTGGAGCCGCGCTTCGACGTGCTCCTGCCCCGGCTGGAGTCGCTGGGCCGGGTGATGGCCCTGACGCGCAACGCGTCCGCGGTGCACGAGAAGAAGGGCGTCTACCACAAGGTGGAGGTGCACGGCGCGATGGCGCTGGTGCTGGACGAGGACATCGACCTGCGGCTGTTCCTGTCGCGCTGGTGCTTCGTGTTCGCGCTGCGCGAGGACGTCTCTGGCGAGGTGCGCCGCAGCCTCCAGGTGTTCGACGCGGCGGGCACCGCCGTGCACAAGATCTACCTCCAGCCCGAGGCCGACGTCGCCGCCTACGAGGCGCTGGTGCGGGAGCTGACGCACGCGGACCCGTCGCCCGTGCTGAACCTGGCGCCGGTGGCCGCGCCGCCCGCGCCGCTGCCGGATTCGGAGATCGACGCCGCGGGCCTGGTGGACGGCTGGCGCGCGCTCCAGGACACGCACGAGTTCTTCGCGCTGCTCAAGCGCTTCAAGGTGGCGCGCACGCAGGCGCTGCGGCTCGCGGGGCCGGAGCTGGCGCTGCCGGTGGCGCCGGACGCGCTGGGCTGGACGCTGGAGCGCGCCGCGTCGTCGGCGCTGCCCATCATGATCTTCGTGGGCAACCCGGGGGCCATCCAGATCCACACCGGGCCGGTGCGCACGGTGCGGCCCATGGGGCCGTGGATGAACGTGCTGGACCCGGGCTTCAACCTCCACGTCCGCGCGGATCACGTCCACTCCGCCTGGGTGGTGCGCAAGCCCACGCGCGACGGCACCGTCACCTCGCTGGAGCTGTTCGACCGGGCGGGGGAGAACATCGGGTTGCTGTTCGGCAAGCGCAAGCCGGGGGAGCTGGAGTCGCCCGCGTGGCGGGCGCTGATGGAAGAGCTGGGCCGGGCGCTGCCCGCGGTGGAGGTGGCGTCATGAGGCCGCTGGCTTCGAAGTGGGGGTTGTTCGCGGCCCTGTTCGCCCTGGCCTCGCACGCGGCTCCGCCCGCTCCGAAGGCCGCGCCGAAGCTCGTCACGGTGGGGCCGGCCGTGACGCAGACGGTGTTCGCGCTGGGCGCGGGCGACCGGGTGGTGGGCGTGGACGACTCCAGCGCGGCGCTGCCGGAGGCGGCGAAGGTGCGCACGGTGGGCTACCAGCGCGCGCTGTCGGCCGAAGGGGTGCTGTCGCTGGGGGCGGGCCTGTTGCTGGGGTCGGCGGAGGCCGGGCCTCCGGCGGTGCTGGAGCAGTTGAAGCAGACGGGCATGCGCGTGGAGACGTTCGCCAACGAGCCCACGGTGGAGGCGGCGCGCGCGCGCATCCAGGCCATCGCGGAGCGGCTGGGCACGCCCGACCAGGGGCGGGCGCTGGTGGCGAAGCTGGATGAGGACCTCGCGAAGGCGGCCGGGCGCGCGGCCTCCGTGAAGGGCACGAAGCCGCCGCGCATCCTCGCGGTGTACGCGCGGGGCGCGGGCGCGATGATGGTGGCGGGGACGGGCACCGTGGCGGACACGCTCATCCGCCTGTCGGGCGCGGTGAACGCCGTGGCGGGCCTGCAGGGCTACAAGCCGCTCAGCTCGGAGGCGGTGGTGGCGGCGGCGCCGGACTTCGTGCTGCTGCCCGCGGGCTCCGTGGCGACGGTGGGTGGCGCGGAGGGGCTGGCGAAGCAGCCCGGCCTGTCGCAGGTGAAGGGCTGGCGCCTCGTCACCGTGGACGACGTGGACTTCATGGGCCTGGGGCCGGGCCTGGGCCGGGCCGTGGGGCGCCTC is part of the Corallococcus soli genome and harbors:
- a CDS encoding hemin-degrading factor, with the translated sequence MSTTAALRERWRALKESQPRMRIRDAAEHLGVSEAELLVTGLGGEVVRLEPRFDVLLPRLESLGRVMALTRNASAVHEKKGVYHKVEVHGAMALVLDEDIDLRLFLSRWCFVFALREDVSGEVRRSLQVFDAAGTAVHKIYLQPEADVAAYEALVRELTHADPSPVLNLAPVAAPPAPLPDSEIDAAGLVDGWRALQDTHEFFALLKRFKVARTQALRLAGPELALPVAPDALGWTLERAASSALPIMIFVGNPGAIQIHTGPVRTVRPMGPWMNVLDPGFNLHVRADHVHSAWVVRKPTRDGTVTSLELFDRAGENIGLLFGKRKPGELESPAWRALMEELGRALPAVEVAS
- a CDS encoding heme/hemin ABC transporter substrate-binding protein, translating into MRPLASKWGLFAALFALASHAAPPAPKAAPKLVTVGPAVTQTVFALGAGDRVVGVDDSSAALPEAAKVRTVGYQRALSAEGVLSLGAGLLLGSAEAGPPAVLEQLKQTGMRVETFANEPTVEAARARIQAIAERLGTPDQGRALVAKLDEDLAKAAGRAASVKGTKPPRILAVYARGAGAMMVAGTGTVADTLIRLSGAVNAVAGLQGYKPLSSEAVVAAAPDFVLLPAGSVATVGGAEGLAKQPGLSQVKGWRLVTVDDVDFMGLGPGLGRAVGRLQDGVAPAGKGGGK